The following proteins come from a genomic window of Fundulus heteroclitus isolate FHET01 unplaced genomic scaffold, MU-UCD_Fhet_4.1 scaffold_58, whole genome shotgun sequence:
- the kiaa2013 gene encoding uncharacterized protein KIAA2013 homolog has product MWLQQRLKGLPGLLSSSWARRVLIGLLLLLIFYWYLGADRRWRFLGGSTIPGGAAGECLQSEIHRWKSIVERGEGVYSTPEEPLDAPFVSGNGHILIDVDANKLWVASSPLAGSAPVHQTEHSPRVSVHVVGERAKARANMLWFRKGAVLSVRCASPATVQSARDCVSIREEFIAHRSRPNVYLQRIHINNPSERVATVDMSSGSPGSKSSFASSVDKLEDKEVELSSGTVQVENKQVVLVVVVSRKLKSRIQVAAKSDYSDSILSVVWTSEPIESSKLEATFSILRDGAKKEMEELLRADVNDLVLDHQQAWTDLFTSGVEVRKITDSHTPSGRTVNNTLYYVLSSSVAPLLDRRLSGEERARLESSLNYADHCFSGHATMHAENLWPERVSSTAQILQLVTLWTLTLQKRGCRVLVAAGAHGAMQAMVLSFGGLQFTENHLQFQADPDVLHNSYALRGIHYNRDLISLAVLLDADGKPFLHVSVKQQETPVKLYACEAGCLNEPMELTSEVKGHTFPVMVTQPITPLLYISTDLRHLQDLRHTLHLKAILAHEEHMANRYPGLPFLFWFSVASLITLFHLFLFKLIYNEYCGPGAKPLFRSKVSSKREDDNRDSLDVA; this is encoded by the exons ATGTGGCTGCAGCAGAGACTGAAGGGGCTCCCGGGGTTGTTGTCAAGCAGCTGGGCGCGGAGGGTCCTCATTgggctgctcctcctcctcatcttctaCTGGTACTTGGGGGCAGATCGCAGGTGGAGGTTCCTGGGTGGTTCGACCATACCCGGAGGCGCAGCAGGTGAGTGCCTTCAGAGTGAGATCCACAGGTGGAAGTCTATAGTGGAGCGGGGAGAGGGGGTCTACAGCACGCCCGAGGAGCCACTAGACGCGCCTTTCGTGTCGGGGAACGGCCACATTCTCATCGACGTGGACGCGAACAAGCTGTGGGTGGCTTCGTCCCCGCTGGCTGGCTCAGCTCCGGTTCATCAGACCGAGCACTCTCCCAGAGTCAGCGTCCATGTGGTGGGGGAGCGGGCCAAGGCTCGCGCTAACATGCTGTGGTTCCGGAAGGGAGCCGTACTGTCGGTGCGGTGCGCCTCGCCGGCCACCGTGCAGTCCGCTCGGGACTGCGTCTCCATCCGGGAGGAGTTTATCGCACACCGGAGCCGACCCAACGTGTACCTGCAGCGCATCCACATTAACAACCCCTCAGAGCGGGTCGCTACGGTGGACATGTCATCCGGCAGCCCGGGTTCGAAGAGCAGCTTTGCCTCCAGTGTGGACAAACTGGAGGACAAAGAGGTGGAGCTCTCCTCCGGAACGGTCCAGGTGGAGAACAAGCAGGTGGTTCTGGTGGTGGTGGTCAGCAGGAAGCTGAAGAGTAGGATCCAGGTCGCTGCCAAATCTGACTACTCTGACAGCATCCTGTCTGTGGTGTGGACCTCAGAGCCCATCGAGTCCTCCAAGCTGGAGGCGACCTTCAGCATCCTCAGAGATGGCGCCAAGAAGGAGATGGAAGAGCTGCTCAGGGCTGATGTCAACGACCTGGTTCTGGATCATCAGCAGGCCTGGACGGACCTGTTTACCTCAG GTGTTGAAGTGAGAAAGATAACAGACTCCCACACGCCATCTGGCCGCACCGTGAACAACACCCTCTACTACGTCCTGTCCTCCTCTGTGGCTCCTCTGCTCGACCGACGGCTGAGTGGCGAGGAGCGTGCCCGCCTCGAGTCCAGCCTCAACTACGCCGACCACTGCTTCAGTGGCCATGCCACCATGCATGCCGAGAACCTGTGGCCTGAGAGGGTGAGCAGCACTGCTCAGATCCTGCAGCTGGTCACACTGTGGACTCTGACCCTGCAGAAGAGGGGTTGCAGGGTGCTGGTGGCCGCCGGCGCCCACGGGGCCATGCAGGCCATGGTGCTCAGCTTCGGCGGCCTCCAGTTCACAGAGAACCACCTCCAGTTCCAGGCTGACCCAGACGTGCTGCACAACAGCTACGCCCTGCGAGGAATCCACTACAACCGGGACCTGATTAGCCTGGCCGTGCTGCTGGATGCCGACGGGAAGCCCTTCCTGCACGTGTCTGTGAAGCAGCAGGAGACGCCCGTCAAGCTGTATGCTTGCGAGGCCGGCTGCCTCAACGAGCCCATGGAGCTGACGTCCGAGGTCAAGGGTCACACGTTCCCGGTCATGGTGACCCAGCCCATCACGCCGCTGCTCTACATCTCCACTGACCTGCGCCACTTGCAAGACCTGCGCCATACCCTGCACCTCAAGGCCATCCTGGCCCACGAGGAGCACATGGCAAATAGGTACCCTGGTCTGCCCTTCCTGTTCTGGTTCAGCGTGGCGTCGCTCATCACCCTCTTCCATCTCTTCCTCTTTAAACTCATCTACAACGAGTACTGTGGCCCTGGCGCCAAGCCGCTCTTCAGGAGCAAG GTCTCCAGCAAAAGGGAAGATGACAACCGTGACTCCTTGGATGTTGCTTGA